The following coding sequences are from one Apteryx mantelli isolate bAptMan1 unplaced genomic scaffold, bAptMan1.hap1 HAP1_SCAFFOLD_34, whole genome shotgun sequence window:
- the LOC136996389 gene encoding olfactory receptor 6E1-like, whose amino-acid sequence MLNHTTVTEFLLLGFPSLHHQEYLIANTFLASYLVILVGNLLIIALILSDRDLHRPMYFFLCNLSSLEIFITTCIIPKTVASLLMGNKIISYPACLTQCYFYSFLGNTEFVLLAVMSYDRYVAICYPLQYPMLMNSQLCVQLLLGSWTAGFLATIVPTVLVVRLPFCNANRIDHFFCEGVLLIKLACAETQIVELINFITFSIIILGSLVMTAMSYLYIINTILRLPSASSRNKAFSTCSSHFTFVILGYGSCIFQYVQPSSHHTSYYKMVALLNTMITPLMSPFIFSLRNEQM is encoded by the coding sequence atgttgaaccatacgactgtcacagagttccttctcttgggcttcccctccctccaccatcaggagtacctaatagcaaacactttcctggcttcctacctggtgatcttagttggaaacctgctgatcattgccctcattctttctgaccgagacctccacagacctatgtactttttcctctgcaacctctcctctttggagatcttcatcactacatgcatcatacccaaaacagtagcaagcttgttgatgggcaacaaaatcatctcctacccagcttgcTTAACTCAGTGCTACTTCTACTCCTTCTTGGGCAACACCGAATTTGTCCTTCTtgctgtcatgtcctacgaccgttatgtggccatatgctaccctcttcagtaccccatgctcatgaacagtcagctttgtgttcagctcctgttgggatcatggactgcaggcttcctggccaccattgtccccactgtcctagttgtcaggctgcccttctgcaatgccaatcgtattgaccacttcttctgtgaaggcgtgcttttgatcaagttggcctgtgcagaaacacagattGTGGAGCTGATAAATTTCATAACCTTTTCCATCATCATCCTTGGttcactggtcatgacagcaatgtcctacctatacatcattaacaccatccttaggttgccctcagcttcGTCACGGAACAAGGCATTTTCTACATGCTCCTCTCATTTCACCTTTGTCATCTTGGGCTAcggtagctgcatcttccagtatgtgcagccttcaagtcaccacacttcctattacaaaatggtggccctgctcaacacaatgataactcctctgatgagccccttcattttcagcctgaggaatgagcagatg